A genome region from Rickettsiales endosymbiont of Stachyamoeba lipophora includes the following:
- a CDS encoding response regulator yields MAVILILDDDDKLRSLLHKYLTDQHFLCFTASNTEQAKKILLNEKIDLIILDVMMPGESGINFASFLKSHNLYNNIAILMLSALGDASSRINGLEVGADDYLGKPFEPKELLLRIQKLITRTTYDHSNIVEFGELIFNLKSLKLHKSGQPIDLSSTEASLLKILASKLNHPFSREELAQLNFGISDRSVDVQIVRLRVKIEDDSKKPKYIITVRNQGYGLFI; encoded by the coding sequence CTACATAAATATTTAACCGATCAGCATTTTTTATGCTTTACAGCTTCTAATACTGAGCAAGCCAAGAAAATTCTTCTCAACGAAAAAATTGATCTTATAATTTTAGATGTCATGATGCCGGGCGAATCTGGTATTAACTTCGCTTCGTTTTTGAAATCCCATAATTTATATAATAACATTGCCATTTTAATGTTGAGTGCGCTTGGTGATGCTTCCAGCCGCATTAACGGCCTTGAAGTAGGTGCCGATGATTATCTTGGCAAACCTTTTGAACCTAAGGAATTATTACTTAGAATACAAAAACTTATTACCCGTACTACCTATGATCACAGCAATATAGTTGAATTTGGTGAATTAATATTTAACCTAAAAAGCTTAAAGTTGCATAAATCAGGGCAACCCATTGATTTAAGCTCAACCGAAGCAAGCTTATTAAAAATTTTAGCATCCAAGCTTAACCATCCTTTTAGTAGGGAAGAGTTAGCACAACTTAATTTTGGGATTAGCGATCGTTCGGTTGATGTTCAAATTGTACGCCTTAGAGTTAAAATTGAAGATGACTCTAAAAAACCTAAATATATTATCACCGTACGTAACCAGGGATATGGGCTATTTATATAA